The DNA sequence TCCCTAGAGTATGAGGCTGAGCAGTACCGCCAAAGTATCAACTACTACTTTGCACTGGCAGCCCAGACCCAAAGCAAACGCGACCAAGTAGAAGCCTGGCTGGGCATAGCCCAAAACTATGAGCGGCTCAAACAAGCAGATTCGTCAATGTACTTTGCCGACTTGGTCATCAAACAGGAAGCCGGCGCGGCTCTGAGCACACAGGCACAGCTGGTTGTGGGCAAAAACCACCTTCACCAATCTCGGTATAGCGCCGCCCTAGACCTTTTTGAAAAACTATACTCCCGCGACCTCACCGCTGTAGGCGCAGAGGCGCAGTACCTCGCCGGGAAAATATTGCATACCCAAAAACGATACAATGATTCTAACGCCCTGTTGTTGGAGCTGACTAGGCGCTATGGTAGCCAAGAATATTGGCGTGGAAAGGCTTTTTTGCTTATCGCCGAAAACTATATTGCCAACGGGGAGATTTTTCAGGCCAAATCTATGCTACAATCAATCGTAGACAACGCGCCTGACCCCAACATCAAACAACTTGCCCGAACTCGACTACAAGAAATTTAACTGTATGCGTACGACACTCGCCTTTTTTTTACTACTTACCATCGCCTCAGGAGCCGCCCGGCTCTACGCCCAAGGTGGGGCTGTACAAGAGCAGCAGGTAGTCATCGAAAAAGATGCCCGCATTGATTTGCCTATTCTGAAAAAAAATGCCGAAAAGGCCGTTCCTGAGCCTCTAAAACGTGTAAGAGGGCGTATCCAATACGAGCTGAATACCCCCAACTACGAAACACAGCCTCTGGAAGTAAACTTGGCATTGCCCGAAACACAGGCCGTTGACCGACCTGTCTTAGACCGTAGCAAAGAAGGATACCTAATGGGAGGGATTGGCAATTTTGCGACTACTTACCTCGAAGGCCTATTTACCCAAAAAATATCGCCTAACTTCAGTTATGGCCTTCACGGGAAGCATTGGTATGCGCGCCGTGGCCCTGTAGGTGGGGCAGATTACTCGGCCAACAACCTTCATGGCGTGGGGGCTTATGCTGATTTTTTTACGGAAACAGCACACTGGCACACTGACCTGAGTTATACAAGACAAATGTTCCGCTACTATGGCTATGCTTTTGAAAACGACAACCTGCCTTTTGGCGACAGCCTGCGCCAAGTGTTCCAACGAGTAGACTGGAGCTTGCGCTATCAGAACAAATCGGCCCAAAGCCCGTGGCAATACCTCGCAGCGCTAAATGTGCGCTCTTGGAGCAGCAGAGAAAACAATAGCGAGCAACAACTACAGCTACAAGGCCAGCTCAACTACCACTGGAACGAGCGCTGGCAAATGGGCATATATGCTGATGGAAGCTATGTGGCGCTCCGTACTGCCGAACAGCCCAACAACGAAAATGCCCGAGCGTGGCTTGGCTTACACCCTACCCTTATCCGAAAAGATAGCGTTTGGCGTGCCGAAGTAGGTGTCGTACTGTTGGCCCAGCAAGAACGTCAAGGACAAGAAACTGAGCTTCGACTATTGCCACACCTGTTGTTTAGCTATGATTGGAGGCCCATACTGCGCGCCACCATTGGTTTTGTAGGCCAACTACAAGCCAATACCCTCTACAGTTTGAGTAGAGAAAATCCGTTTATTGCTACTGATGCCCTCCCTAGAAATACCGTACGCAACTACGAGCTTTTCCTGAAGCTCCAAGGCGACCTCAGCCCCGAATGGAACTATCAGGTGCGTGCTGCTTGGGCCAATGATGAGCAGTTTTATCTGTTTCTTAACAACCCACTAGACCCCGCCCGCTTTGATGTGTTGTATGTACCTACCAACGCTCAAACCTGGAGCCTCAAAGCTCAAACCGAATACGAGCTCAAACCCGGGCTACAGGCCGGAGGCAGCCTCCAATACCTCTACTACCAACTGCCCGAAACCACAGAGGCTTGGCATAGGCCATCTTGGGTGGGCAACACACACTTGAGCTATGACCCTATTAAAAATTTACGCCTGAATTTGGACTTTTATTTGTATGCAGGCATCAAAGCGTTTAATTTTAATGCCGCAACAACGGTAGACCTCCCCTTGATCGCCGACCTAAACCTCCAAGCTGAATATATGCTGTGGAAACATTGGTCGGTATTTGCTCGTACAAACAACCTCTTCGGAAATACGTACCAACAATATTATCGATACCCTGTGCGGGGACTAAACTTTTTAATAGGATTGACTTATGACTTCAGATAAACACCTGATAGAAGAGCATATATGCGGCTGGTTGCTCGAACATGACAGCTTGCTCATCCCTGAGCTAGGGCAGTTCGAATCGAGCTATCAGGGCGCAGAGGTACATTCTGGTATCCATCACTGGATGCCGCCAAGCAAACGCATCAGTTTCTACCCCTCTTCCAAATATAACGACGGCCAGTTTGAAGCATACCTATCCGAACAAACAGGGCTGCCTTTGGCCGATATTCAAGACAAAGTACGGCAGTATGTGGCCGCCGTAAAGATAGAAGTCAGCGTACAGCGCAGCTACACCATCCACGGCTTGGGTACGTTGTATCTGGATGAGGGAGAAGTGATGAGCTTCAAAATGGCCGAAAACGCCAACCTACTCGGCGACAGCTATGGCCTGCCCAACTTATTCAGTAAGCCCGTAGACCGTGAAGAGCCTGCCGAAAACCTCGATGAAGAAGATCCTATCTTCGAAGAAGAGCCTGAAGAGTATGACCGTACCCGCAAACGCCGCCCTATAGGCCGTTATGTAGGCGCAGGTATTGTGCTGACCGGCACTGCGATAGGAGCTTGGTATCTGGCCAACTCTGGTATTGTGCCTAAGTTATTGGGAGATAAGGGCGGAGATACCGCCGTGATTGTCCGCAATCAAGAGGACACCAGCCAAGACACCGGCGAAGACCTCTCTACTGATGAGCAGAACCTCCCCCTTGACGAACGCGCCACCCCCAGTGCGACCGAAACACCTGCAAACACGCAAAATACCCCAGTAGAAACTCCAGCAAAAACTGATAACAAGGCTGCCAAAAATACACAGGGCAATACCACCAACTCCCAAAGCGTCAAAGTAGAGTTGCCACCACCCAACCGCAATATCTTGGGCGCGCTGGCTATCAACCCTACTCCGCCAGCCAACCTTTCGCAAGTATTGATAAAAGCACCCAGCAAGCAGTTTTATGTAATCGTAGGGAGCTTTGATAAGGCCGAAAACGCCTATTCTCTCTATAACCATATGACTCAGAAGGGTTTCCGACAACTACGCATTGTAGAGCAAGGCAACCGCGTAAGGGTCTCTTCTTATGTGTTTGCTGACCGTGAGCAGGCCAAAACACACGAACAAACCCTAAAAACGCAGTATGGCATTGATGCTTGGGTCTTGCAGTTTTGATATACTTTACCCCACGGCAAAACCGTGGGGTATTTGTACTTTTTATTTCACTACTGTTGCCTCAAGCTCTACTCGCAGTGTTTCGAAAAGGCTTTTGACTTCCAATACGGTAGAAGCCTGCTGTATCCCGTTTTCGGCTGTCCATTTTTGAAAAACATCGAAATTTTCGAACAACTCAGCCTTTGAGGTAGTGTAAATATTCAGACGCACAATGTTTTTTAGCTCATAGCCAGCCTCCCGTATGACCCTTTCCAGGTTTTGGATGCTGTGGATCAATTGCGCACGCATATCCTGATTGCTGGATACCCCTTCATCATCTATGGCCGTTTGCCCAGAAACATATAGCGTGCTTTCCACATTCTTTACTTCTACGGCTTGCACATAGCTTCTTGTGTCTTGCCAACGCCAAGGGTTATTACTGTTTTTTTGCATCTTAAAGTAGTTTAAATGAGCAGATACGTTAATCTGGCACAAATATCTGACTACTTTCTAGGATACTGGTGTGAGCCAAATCACTATTATTTTTTAGCCCGCCTATATAATCTACTCAGCGTTTCCCTTGAAACACCAAGATAAAGCGCCAATACAGATTTGGGAACTCGCTGAATAAGCGTAGGATATAGTTGTACAAATTGTTCGTACCTTTCTTTGGGTGATAATGCCAGAAGCGACAAAATCCTTCTCTGACTAGCAATATGGCCTTTTATTGATTTTTCTAAAAAATAATTTGATAATTTATGCTTTTCTAAAAACACAAAATAGCTATCATAATTCAGGCCATACACTACTGTATCTTCCAAACACTGGAGCGATAAGGTGGCTTTGTCTTGATTGCAGAATGCAGCAAAGTCTGTTTCCCACCATTGTTCAAAAGCAAAGGATAAAATAAACTCCTTGGCTCCTTCATCGATATAAGACAGCTTGACCAACCCACTCAAGATAAAGTAAATGTGCTTGACTGTATCATTTTCTTTTATTATAAAATCCCCTTTGCTAAACTTTTTGTACTCGAACATCTCTTTTAGTGTTAGCGCTTCTTCTGCTGTCAAGTGATTAAATAAGTCCATATCTTTTATGGGTTGATGTGATATATAATTATTTATATTCAGTCAAAAATTAATCTAGAAAATATCCGCATTGAAAATCCTTGCGCGCCAAGTAAATCTTGGTATATCTTTCCAAAATTAGCCCCAATTGGATTCGGCCAAAGTTATGGAAGGGTCAGGTTGTGACAAAATCACACCACTAGACATTTTCCAAACCCTACTATGGGCTAAGTCTTATTTATAACCGAATAAGGCTCCAACTTGTCTCGGAGCAGGAGTTCCAAGCTGCTTTTCCGAAAGTGTCCAGCAGCGTGTGACAAGATTTATTTGATTTGAAGGCGCACTACTAGGCAAACGCTTGTTCGTTTGAACAATTTTAACAACCTTTGCTTCGTTTTTCTCCAAGACACCTCAACAACCATTTATTTGGCTTATGGAAAGCACCTTGGCAGCTTTGCTCCTACAGCTCAGCCCTAACAACCCCCAGCAGGAATCGCTCTCGGTCATTGATTTAGCTTTTGAAGGAGGGTTTACGATGATTCCTATTCTGCTACTCTCTGTGGCAGGGTTATATATCTTTTTTGAACGCATCATCACCATCAAGCGTGCCGCCCGTAATCCACAAGGCTGGATGCGCAAGGTGAAGCAGCTTGTACTCGAAGGCAATATAGAGGCTGCCAAGCAGCTTTGTGAAAACAAAAACACTCCCATAGCCCGAATGATTGCCAAAGGGCTTTCGCGTATTGGCAGCCCGCTCAAAAACATTGAAACCTCCATTGAATATGTGGGTAAGATAGAAGTTTACCGCCTAGAGCGCAACTTGTCTATGTTGGCGACCATTGCTGGCGCAGCACCGATGGTGGGCTTTTTGGGCACAGTTATCGGGATGATCCAAGCCTTTATGGTCATTTCGCAGCAGGAAGGCGCTGTAAGCCCCCAACTCCTCTCATCAGGCATTTATACGGCTATGGTTACAACAGTGGCCGGGCTTATTGTGGGAATTCTGATGAACTTGGCTTACAATTACCTTGTCGGGCAAGTACAAAAGGTAATCCATAATATGGAATATATCTCGATGGACTTTCTGGATTTACTCCAAGAGCCTCAAAAAAAATAGTTTCAGCCATAGTTTAGGATATTTTGGTATCCCTTGAAAGACCGCCCTTGTGTGTTTTCAAGGGGTATTTTTTTGATGGCTAAGATTTGGTTTGGGACATACGCCGCTGGACATTTTCCAAACCCCGTCGTTAAAACTATGGGTTAAGTCTCATTGTACCCTAAAATCAGGCCTCAGCTCCGACACAAACTGAGGTGCCGAGTTACTTTTCCAAAACGTCCAGTGGTATGGGTTGGGGATATGCGTACGCCGAGAATCAAGAAAATCAAATCCTGTAAATCTTTAAACCTTGGTATAACAAAGGACTTGAATTTTCTAGCGCTCCGTACTGCTTTTCTGAAATATTCAGTGGTGGTAGTATTGGTATCCGTTGGCGATACGTTCCTCACAAACATTCCCTATCTTTGCGGCCTAGTTATATTTAGCCCATAGATTTATGAATTTTACACAGCCATACCCCACCCTTCAGCTCAAGTCTGGTAAAGACCGTGCCGTTATTTTCAGACATCCTTGGATTTTTTCGGGGGCGGTACAGGTGCTACCACAGGCTCAAAATGGCGATATTGTGGCCGTAGCCAATCGCGGTGGGGAGATCTTGGGTTATGGCTTTTATTCGCCCAAGAGTCAGATTGTTTGCCGCTTGTTTCATTTTGGGCAAGTAACAGCCGCCTTTGATGGGGCTTATTGGGCAGAAAAAGTAAGCATCGCTGCGCAAATGCGGCGTTTGGTATTACCTAAGGCTACAGATACTTTCCGCCTACTTCACGCTGAGGGCGACAGCCTTCCCGGTTTTATTGCTGATGTCTATGGCCAAGTGGTGGTCATACAGGTCTTGACCAAGGGCGCAGAGCGAGTATATCCCCTTGTAGAAGCGGCCATCAGGGCGCTAGGCTACGAATATATCTACCTCAATATCAAGGAAAACAGTGGTTTTTTGGAGCAAGTTACGCTCTCCAAAGGTTGGGTAGACGGCAAGGCCTACCCCGATACACTTTGGGTTCAAGAAAATGGCTTACGCTTCAGCATCGATATCGAAGGAGGGCAGAAAACAGGTTTTTTTATTGACCAACGCGACAACCGCCAGCTAGTCCGCCAACTAAGCCGGGGGAAGACCGTCTTGAACGCCTTCAGCTATACGGGCGGGTTTAGTGTGTATGCCTTAGCGGGCGGTGCGGCTTCAGTCGATTCGGTCGATGTATCGAAGGCGGCCATAGCGCAGTGTGAGCAGATTATTAGCCATAACTTCGCTCAAGCCTCCCACCAAGGGGTTGCCGAAGACTGCTTCAAGTTTTTGCGCGATATGCCCGACAACCACTACGACCTCATTATTCTAGACCCTCCGGCATTTGCCAAAAACGCCCGTGCTGTGCCCAATGCCAGCCGTGGCTACAAGGATTTGAACTTGACCGGCTTCCGCAAAATCAAAAAAGGGGGGTTGCTCTTTACCTTTTCTTGCTCGGGCAATATCTCCCGCGATTTATTTCGTAAGATTGTCTTTGGTGCTGCTGCTGACGCTGGCCGTGAGGTCAGGATTGTCTATCAGCTGACCCAACCTGCCGACCACCCCGTCAATATCTATCACCCAGAAGGCGAGTACCTCAAAGGATTGGTGCTGCACGTGAGCTAAGAGCTTGGCTAAGTTTTCAGCGCGGCGCGCTCAAAACAGCTGATTTTTGTGCTGATATTAAGCAAAAGGCGCAGGCGCTTGTCTTAGCCCACGATTTTAATTGTGGGTGGGCTACGATGAGCATTTTTAACGAATTAGCAGCCAAAAAGCAGCTGTTTTGGTGTCGATGAAGAGAATTTTAGATAAGCTCTAAGAGGTATCCCAATCATCCGCCTGTCTTGGAGCAGCAAAAGCTCTCCGGGGCTACACTCATACACTGGCCAAGGCTTTTTCGGGCTGAACTACCTTGCTTTTGAAGAAGAGTTTGAGGCCAAGCAGCGAGATGTCGTCGTGTTGTTTTTGGCTTTGGGTCAGTTGGTGGAGCGTTTCTTTAAGGATACGTTCTTGGTCTGTGGTATAGAGGTGGATATTGGCCGATACCAGCTCTTTGAACTGCGTGCGCGCTTCTTCTGCATCGGCGCTCATCTGCCTGAACAACCCATCGGTCATCATAAAAATCATATTGTCTCGGTGCAGCTCTAGGGTGTGTTCGGCGCAATTGGGGTCTTGCAGCTTCCCTCCTCCCAATACGCAGGGCGAGCCTTCAAACTCCAGCAGCTCCAGCCCCTTCGTAACAAAAACCGGCAAGCCGGCAGAGGCTAATGTAATACGGCGGATTTTGTCTTCGGCGGCGATATTTTCGATACTACAAAGCGCCATCTGCACATAACCTTGTGGTAGAGACTTATGAATTTGGCGGTGTAGTAAATTGAGTAGTTGGCTTGGGCTAGCCTTCGGATGCTGGCTGATGAGTTGGTTGAGCAAGGAGTTGGTAATCATCGTAATAATGGAACCAGCAAGGCCAATGCCCTTACAATCGAGCATCGCTACCAAGAGGCGGTCTTCTACCCTGCGTAGCCAATACATATCGCCCGAAACCTCATATTTGGGTTGATAAATGGCAAAATAGCGCTCAAAATTAGTGTCTAAAATGGCGACCTGCTCTTGGAGCAATGATTTTTGCATTCTTTCGGCATAAATAACACTGTTCATTAGGGCGCTTTGTTTTTTCTCTACTTCTTCGTTTTTCTCGCGCAGCTCTTTGAAGTTGCGGCGTACCGTTTCGACCATCTGCGAGACATTGTCTGAAAGCAGGCCGATTTCATCCTTGCTCTCAATACGCGCAATGGGATCTGTACCTCTGAATTGGTTCTGGATGACACGCTGAATATCTCCTGAAAGGCGCTGTACGGGCTTACCGATGGCCCTTGGAACCGCATAGGTCAGGTAGAGTGTCAGAACAATACAGATAGCCAGCATCAGAATCTGGACGACTTGATTTTGCCACTTCGCCTGCTCTACAGTACTGATAATCAACTCATTGAGTTTTTCTATTACTTCCGTAACCTGTCCGTTGAGGTCATTGAGTTGTTTGCGCAGGCCTGTTTGTGGGTTAAAGCCAATTTGTTGCTCTAGGCTGACGACCTCTTTAAAAATCTGTTCGTAACGGTTGAGCGCAGCCACGATATTAGGCTGGTTTTGGTTTTGGGCTTTGAGGCGCTCAATCGCCTCTGCGTGTTTTTGGGTATATTGCTCTTGCTTGCGGATGATAAAGTCTTTTTCGTGGCGGCGGATCATCAGTAAGAGGGCAAGATCTACTTGGTTGCCGTAAGTTTCTTCGATATAGTGAATGTTTTTGCGCATTGCCCCTTCGGCGCCGTAGTCTTTGAAGCCTCGCTTGAGCAAGAGTTGGACTGTTTTGTCGAAGACTTGTTCGTGGTTTTGGACGGCATTCTGGAGTTGCTTGACCTCTGTCTGTATGCGTGAGGCCACGCTTGAGTGTCCTTGTGCTAAGGCTTGGAGGTTGTTGTGGATGCGTCCTACTACTTCGGAGCGGCGTTTGAGCACTTCGCTCTGCCCTGTTTGATAAACAGCCTCGTTGATGGTTTCGTCAATAAAAAAAGTCAGCTCTAGGCGCTGAATCATTTGAATATCGGTATTGACTGTTTGTACGAGGTCAAAGGTACGCTGTAGGTTGCGTTCGCGCTTACGGAAGGCATAGTCGATGGCGACAATAAGTGCCATAATCAAGACAAAAACCAAGAAAGAAAGCTGCAAACGGGTGCGAACGGTATTGGCTCTAAACATAGTTTGGGGTAGCATGACGCTAGGGTTGTACTGGATACAAAGTTACCCATTTGTATGCACCATTAGTTTAAGCCAATGTTATGTTTTTGTTGCGAAGTACAACCTTTTCATCTTTCTCAAACACAAGTCCAAGAGGGGTTGGATTGTACGCGTTTCTGTGCTGATTATCTGCCCAAAAGCGGTAGCTTAAAGCCCATCACCAGAATATCATCTGTTTGGGTTTCATTGCCTTGGCTACGCCATTGCTCTATGGTTTGTTCTAGGATGTAGTGTTGTGTTTCAAAAGGATTTTGATGGACCTCTAACAGCAAGTCGCGCAGTTGTTTGCCCATAAATTTTTTCTGTAGCGGCCCGCCAAACTGGTCTTGGTAGCCATCGGAGAAGAGGTAGAAAACAGTATTTTCTGGTTTTTGAAGCCTGACAAGGTGCTTGGTAAACCCCTTTTCGGTGTTTTGTAAGCCGCCAATGTGTTTGCTATCCCCTTTGATATAATGCAAGCAACCATCTTCGACATACACGAGCGGGTTTTTGGCTCCGGCAAAGCTGATTTCGAGGCTTTCTAAGTCGATACAGAGCAGGGCGATGTCCATACCGTCGCGGTTTAGTGTTTCCTTTTGCCTCAATATTTTGCTGATGCCCTCGTCTAGCTCCTGCAATATTTCATCTGCCTCAAAGATATTCCTTCCCGTGATGATTTCGGTCAGGAGGTCATTGCCCAAAAGGCTCATAAAAGCCCCGGGAATACCGTGTCCGGTACAATCGACAGCCGCTGCAAAAAGCTTTTGGCGATGTTTGGTCAAGAAATAAAAATCGCCCGACACAATGTTCTTGGGCTTATACAACACAAAACTTTGGGGCAAAAGCATTTGTATATACCCCTTAGAGGGCATCACCGCCTCTTGGATGCGTTTGGCGTAGTTGATGCTTTGGGTAATGTCTTCGTTTTGTTGTTCGATTCTGTTTTTCTGCTCAGAGATGGTATCTACGGTAGTGGCTAGCTCTTCATTGAGCTGGTTAAGCTCTTCGTTGAGCTCTTGCATGGCGTTCTTTTGCAGCAGTATTTCGCTGTGTTGGGTTTCTATTTCTTGCTTCTGATGCTTGAGCATCGCCTTAGAACGCTTGAG is a window from the Eisenibacter elegans DSM 3317 genome containing:
- a CDS encoding SPOR domain-containing protein, encoding MTSDKHLIEEHICGWLLEHDSLLIPELGQFESSYQGAEVHSGIHHWMPPSKRISFYPSSKYNDGQFEAYLSEQTGLPLADIQDKVRQYVAAVKIEVSVQRSYTIHGLGTLYLDEGEVMSFKMAENANLLGDSYGLPNLFSKPVDREEPAENLDEEDPIFEEEPEEYDRTRKRRPIGRYVGAGIVLTGTAIGAWYLANSGIVPKLLGDKGGDTAVIVRNQEDTSQDTGEDLSTDEQNLPLDERATPSATETPANTQNTPVETPAKTDNKAAKNTQGNTTNSQSVKVELPPPNRNILGALAINPTPPANLSQVLIKAPSKQFYVIVGSFDKAENAYSLYNHMTQKGFRQLRIVEQGNRVRVSSYVFADREQAKTHEQTLKTQYGIDAWVLQF
- a CDS encoding RidA family protein, producing MQKNSNNPWRWQDTRSYVQAVEVKNVESTLYVSGQTAIDDEGVSSNQDMRAQLIHSIQNLERVIREAGYELKNIVRLNIYTTSKAELFENFDVFQKWTAENGIQQASTVLEVKSLFETLRVELEATVVK
- a CDS encoding Crp/Fnr family transcriptional regulator, which produces MDLFNHLTAEEALTLKEMFEYKKFSKGDFIIKENDTVKHIYFILSGLVKLSYIDEGAKEFILSFAFEQWWETDFAAFCNQDKATLSLQCLEDTVVYGLNYDSYFVFLEKHKLSNYFLEKSIKGHIASQRRILSLLALSPKERYEQFVQLYPTLIQRVPKSVLALYLGVSRETLSRLYRRAKK
- a CDS encoding MotA/TolQ/ExbB proton channel family protein, translated to MESTLAALLLQLSPNNPQQESLSVIDLAFEGGFTMIPILLLSVAGLYIFFERIITIKRAARNPQGWMRKVKQLVLEGNIEAAKQLCENKNTPIARMIAKGLSRIGSPLKNIETSIEYVGKIEVYRLERNLSMLATIAGAAPMVGFLGTVIGMIQAFMVISQQEGAVSPQLLSSGIYTAMVTTVAGLIVGILMNLAYNYLVGQVQKVIHNMEYISMDFLDLLQEPQKK
- a CDS encoding class I SAM-dependent rRNA methyltransferase encodes the protein MNFTQPYPTLQLKSGKDRAVIFRHPWIFSGAVQVLPQAQNGDIVAVANRGGEILGYGFYSPKSQIVCRLFHFGQVTAAFDGAYWAEKVSIAAQMRRLVLPKATDTFRLLHAEGDSLPGFIADVYGQVVVIQVLTKGAERVYPLVEAAIRALGYEYIYLNIKENSGFLEQVTLSKGWVDGKAYPDTLWVQENGLRFSIDIEGGQKTGFFIDQRDNRQLVRQLSRGKTVLNAFSYTGGFSVYALAGGAASVDSVDVSKAAIAQCEQIISHNFAQASHQGVAEDCFKFLRDMPDNHYDLIILDPPAFAKNARAVPNASRGYKDLNLTGFRKIKKGGLLFTFSCSGNISRDLFRKIVFGAAADAGREVRIVYQLTQPADHPVNIYHPEGEYLKGLVLHVS
- a CDS encoding SpoIIE family protein phosphatase → MLPQTMFRANTVRTRLQLSFLVFVLIMALIVAIDYAFRKRERNLQRTFDLVQTVNTDIQMIQRLELTFFIDETINEAVYQTGQSEVLKRRSEVVGRIHNNLQALAQGHSSVASRIQTEVKQLQNAVQNHEQVFDKTVQLLLKRGFKDYGAEGAMRKNIHYIEETYGNQVDLALLLMIRRHEKDFIIRKQEQYTQKHAEAIERLKAQNQNQPNIVAALNRYEQIFKEVVSLEQQIGFNPQTGLRKQLNDLNGQVTEVIEKLNELIISTVEQAKWQNQVVQILMLAICIVLTLYLTYAVPRAIGKPVQRLSGDIQRVIQNQFRGTDPIARIESKDEIGLLSDNVSQMVETVRRNFKELREKNEEVEKKQSALMNSVIYAERMQKSLLQEQVAILDTNFERYFAIYQPKYEVSGDMYWLRRVEDRLLVAMLDCKGIGLAGSIITMITNSLLNQLISQHPKASPSQLLNLLHRQIHKSLPQGYVQMALCSIENIAAEDKIRRITLASAGLPVFVTKGLELLEFEGSPCVLGGGKLQDPNCAEHTLELHRDNMIFMMTDGLFRQMSADAEEARTQFKELVSANIHLYTTDQERILKETLHQLTQSQKQHDDISLLGLKLFFKSKVVQPEKALASV
- a CDS encoding PP2C family protein-serine/threonine phosphatase codes for the protein MNTYKRPLFIHWFYYISAIVSYWVAFILLAVHYYQQELPIPVGAYALLGLCVFYPHIVFGIQYFKTGFNERHERYCMLLDISLCGVFANFIAVFSTPALLYLMLTMTNIMFGHGLKVFLQGLALAMVNFGVSVGLMGLNFFTPVSFELSLVSGVLTLAYPVYLSYIIHLRTNSLKRSKAMLKHQKQEIETQHSEILLQKNAMQELNEELNQLNEELATTVDTISEQKNRIEQQNEDITQSINYAKRIQEAVMPSKGYIQMLLPQSFVLYKPKNIVSGDFYFLTKHRQKLFAAAVDCTGHGIPGAFMSLLGNDLLTEIITGRNIFEADEILQELDEGISKILRQKETLNRDGMDIALLCIDLESLEISFAGAKNPLVYVEDGCLHYIKGDSKHIGGLQNTEKGFTKHLVRLQKPENTVFYLFSDGYQDQFGGPLQKKFMGKQLRDLLLEVHQNPFETQHYILEQTIEQWRSQGNETQTDDILVMGFKLPLLGR